One window of the Tachypleus tridentatus isolate NWPU-2018 chromosome 10, ASM421037v1, whole genome shotgun sequence genome contains the following:
- the LOC143229112 gene encoding uncharacterized protein LOC143229112 — protein sequence MALLEYFVGLLLFGTTLGASVLDSNNYLDTVLRRNLQNEIQNLRMDPISLANFTTEVKDKVTVVTVKIISDYYDGKMIGLSQVQRWGNCSLPRYSYGNITLNCTLAFYNLKVEYYSSMKYGVLPSVQVKGKANITAVRVFVEFHANLTSNYPVVKVFRIVSGPIEMETIFSGLGPLNSFLSKLSQSFTDEVRNIVTSVIYSDFVYVLGRSAVKTPLPKP from the exons ATGGCTCTGTTAGAATATTTTGTTGGGCTGCTACTCTTTG GGACAACACTGGGAGCTTCAGTTCTAGATTCCAACAATTACCTGGACACAGTGTTGAGAAGAAACTTACAAAACGAAATTCAAAATCTTCGCATGGATCCCATCTCCCTTGCAAATTTCACTACCGAGGTTAAAGATAAAGTCACTGTTGTAACggtaaaaataatttctgactATTACGATGGCAAAATGATCGGATTGTCTCAAGTACAACGATGGGGTAACTGCTCGCTACCCAGGTACTCTTACGGAAATATCACACTCAACTGTACCTTGGCTTTTTATAATCTAAAG GTGGAATATTACTCCAGCATGAAATATGGAGTCTTGCCCAGCGTTCAAGTGAAGGGAAAAGCTAACATTACTGCTGTTAGAGTGTTtgtagaatttcacgcaaatttGACATCAAACTACCCTGTTGTGAAAGTTTTCAGAATTGTTAGTGGTCCAATCGAAATGGAAACGATTTTCAGTGGGCTGGGTCCTCTTAATAGTTTTCTTTCCAAGCTTAGCCAAAGTTTTACTGACGAGGTGAGAAACATCGTTACAAGTGTCATATATAGCGACTTCGTCTATGTTCTCGGAAGAAGTGCTGTTAAAACTCCACTTCCAAAGccgtaa
- the LOC143229114 gene encoding mite allergen Lep d 7-like encodes MIFIPVSTFVCCFFTLCGSHNPDPLVGNANNFIDIMIANIKEELAHDLNPYRLPEKSISFEQEIFQLPLRGQATLYDGYLTGLDTLHRAGDCTILKNDNIVNITVSLGMGVMSCSYKVSVAFMNRGRTVDIIGRLGYASVKMNVIHDSLLGENHLQDFTLDQLNGLTISVKGLGPLSFVLNKLSSAVLILFEGLVKNIVEWTLRPIVKTKIMNYDLSFLD; translated from the exons ATGATCTTTATTCCAGTTTCTAcgttcgtttgttgttttttcacactTTGTGGATCTCACAACCCTG ATCCTCTCGTTGGAAATGCCAACAATTTTATAGACATAATGATTGCAAACATCAAAGAAGAGCTCGCTCATGATCTCAACCCTTACCGTTTACCGGAGAAATCTATCAGCTTTGAGCAAGAAATTTTCCAATTGCCTTTGCGAGGACAAGCCACGCTGTACGATGGATATCTCACAGGGTTGGATACTTTACATAGAGCTGGTGATTGCACTATCCTCAAGAATGATAATATCGTGAACATTACAGTCAGCTTAGGAATGGGGGTCATGAGCTGTTCGTACAAGGTTTCGGTAGCTTTTATGAATCGAGGACGTACAGTTGATATCATTGGTAGACTAGGTTATGCTTCTGTTAAGATGAACGTTATCCACGATTCTCTTTTGGGTGAAAATCATTTACAGGATTTTACCTTAGACCAGCTAAACGGTCTAACCATCAGTGTAAAAGGGCTTGGTCCATTAAGTTTTGTCTTGAATAAATTGTCCTCAGCTGTCCTCATTCTCTTTGAAGGATTGGTTAAAAATATCGTAGAATGGACATTGAGGCCTATAGTGAAAACTAAAATCATGAATTATGATTTATCTTTTTTGGATTGA
- the LOC143229113 gene encoding uncharacterized protein LOC143229113 isoform X2, with protein sequence MFTEIRIAMSILPHTGAVLTFLLLSAGANGFILRSGGDPDFEAYLREVLENFRNTMEYGIPPIGVPPLEPLTLRNIDINVKEDVADVDLKFYELKIEGLSKFVVDKMESNLASYYADIGLSLPHLVVTGQYYLAGKVIGIFPLKGEGDYQIIAEGIYIGGMGQLVFNGQDLQFNELNLGLSWDELKVNLENFLGGGEWSKLIQVLLPAVGKGVFDRFKPKVMELLNKALMNKVNEELRKPDVKEIIKGIFPDKFLT encoded by the exons ATGTTTACTGAG atTAGAATAGCGATGAGCATACTACCTCATACAGGAGCAGTTCTTACCTTTCTTTTATTATCAG CAGGTGCCAATGGCTTCATTCTCCGTAGTGGGGGAGACCCAGATTTTGAGGCTTACTTGCGAGAGGTGCTTGAGAATTTTCGGAATACAATGGAATACGGAATTCCACCGATAGGTGTCCCACCACTAGAACCACTGACTCTTCGTAACATCGATATAAATGTAAAAGAAGACGTCGCTGATGTTGACTTGAAATTCTATGAA CTAAAAATTGAAGGACTTTCAAAATTCGTCGTCGATAAAATGGAATCGAATCTAGCTAGCTATTACGCAGATATTGGACTTTCCCTACCTCATCTGGTGGTGACTGGTCAGTATTATTTGGCTGGGAAGGTAATCGGTATATTCCCTCTGAAAGGAGAAGGAGACTATCAGATAATTGCAGAAGGTATCTACATTGGTGGTATGGGACAACTAGTTTTCAATGGACAAGATCTACAGTTTAACGAGCTAAATCTAGGGCTAAGCTGGGATGAGTTGAAAGTTAATCTAGAAAACTTTCTTGGTGGTGGAGAATGGTCTAAGCTAATCCAAGTGCTACTTCCCGCTGTTGGCAAAGGCGTTTTTGATCGCTTCAAACCCAAGGTCATGGAACTTCTCAACAAAGCTCTGATGAACAAGGTGAATGAAGAGCTTCGAAAGCCAGACGTCAAAGAAATAATTAAGGGAATTTTTCCAGATAAATTTCTTACCtga
- the LOC143229113 gene encoding uncharacterized protein LOC143229113 isoform X1: MFTEVCIFTQNIRIAMSILPHTGAVLTFLLLSAGANGFILRSGGDPDFEAYLREVLENFRNTMEYGIPPIGVPPLEPLTLRNIDINVKEDVADVDLKFYELKIEGLSKFVVDKMESNLASYYADIGLSLPHLVVTGQYYLAGKVIGIFPLKGEGDYQIIAEGIYIGGMGQLVFNGQDLQFNELNLGLSWDELKVNLENFLGGGEWSKLIQVLLPAVGKGVFDRFKPKVMELLNKALMNKVNEELRKPDVKEIIKGIFPDKFLT, translated from the exons ATGTTTACTGAGGTTTGTATCTTTACACAAAAC atTAGAATAGCGATGAGCATACTACCTCATACAGGAGCAGTTCTTACCTTTCTTTTATTATCAG CAGGTGCCAATGGCTTCATTCTCCGTAGTGGGGGAGACCCAGATTTTGAGGCTTACTTGCGAGAGGTGCTTGAGAATTTTCGGAATACAATGGAATACGGAATTCCACCGATAGGTGTCCCACCACTAGAACCACTGACTCTTCGTAACATCGATATAAATGTAAAAGAAGACGTCGCTGATGTTGACTTGAAATTCTATGAA CTAAAAATTGAAGGACTTTCAAAATTCGTCGTCGATAAAATGGAATCGAATCTAGCTAGCTATTACGCAGATATTGGACTTTCCCTACCTCATCTGGTGGTGACTGGTCAGTATTATTTGGCTGGGAAGGTAATCGGTATATTCCCTCTGAAAGGAGAAGGAGACTATCAGATAATTGCAGAAGGTATCTACATTGGTGGTATGGGACAACTAGTTTTCAATGGACAAGATCTACAGTTTAACGAGCTAAATCTAGGGCTAAGCTGGGATGAGTTGAAAGTTAATCTAGAAAACTTTCTTGGTGGTGGAGAATGGTCTAAGCTAATCCAAGTGCTACTTCCCGCTGTTGGCAAAGGCGTTTTTGATCGCTTCAAACCCAAGGTCATGGAACTTCTCAACAAAGCTCTGATGAACAAGGTGAATGAAGAGCTTCGAAAGCCAGACGTCAAAGAAATAATTAAGGGAATTTTTCCAGATAAATTTCTTACCtga